One region of Danio aesculapii chromosome 7, fDanAes4.1, whole genome shotgun sequence genomic DNA includes:
- the LOC130231941 gene encoding transmembrane protein 9B-like produces the protein MYRLTHRAAVNLLTFTSLICFLLILSAQTSEAKNSEDIRCKCICPPYKEVDGKIYNQNVSLKDCNCLHVVEPMPVEGKDVEAYCLRCECKYEERSSGTIKCTIIIYLSILGLLLLYMVYLTLLEPILKRRLFGHSQLIQSDDDVGDQQPFANAHDVLSRSRSRSNMLNKVEHAQQRWRRQVQEQRKSVFDRHVVLS, from the exons ATGTATCGACTGACCCACAGAGCCGCTGTCAATCTGTTGACGTTTACATCGTTAATATGTTTTCTGCTTATATTGTCTGCACAAACATCAGAAGCCAAg AATTCGGAAGATATCCGCTGCAAATGTATCTGTCCACCCTACAAAGAGGTTGATGGCAAGATCTACAATCAAAACGTTTCCTTGAAAGACTG CAATTGCCTTCATGTGGTGGAACCGATGCCCGTTGAAGGCAAGGATGTGGAGGCATACTGTTTACGCTGTGAATGCAAATATGAAGAAAGAAGCTCTGGGACTATCAAA TGCACCATTATAATATACCTATCTATTCTGGGACTTCTGCTGCTGTATATGGTCTATCTGACACTGTTGGAGCCTATATTGAAAAGAAGGCTGTTTGGCCATTCACAGCTCATTCAGAGCGATGATGATGTTGGG GACCAGCAGCCGTTTGCCAACGCCCATGATGTGCTTTCCCGCTCTCGCTCTCGCTCCAACATGCTGAACAAAGTGGAGCACGCTCAGCAGCGCTGGAGGAGACAGGTCCAGGAACAGCGGAAGTCTGTCTTCGACCGCCACGTTGTTCTCAGCTAA